From one Nitrospiria bacterium genomic stretch:
- a CDS encoding DUF721 domain-containing protein — protein sequence MTKGSSFTPASQVLLRLIAQYGLEGPLAEHRLREHWAEIVGDQIAGHAQPGKIRFRKLYLSVDSPAWMQELAFLKPTLVDKVNAALHRFQADFQIQEVILQLGL from the coding sequence ATGACCAAAGGATCGTCATTCACTCCCGCAAGCCAAGTCCTTCTACGTCTGATCGCCCAGTATGGTTTAGAAGGTCCGCTGGCGGAACACCGCCTTCGGGAGCACTGGGCCGAGATCGTCGGAGATCAAATCGCGGGGCATGCCCAGCCGGGCAAGATCCGTTTCCGAAAGCTCTACTTATCGGTAGACAGCCCCGCCTGGATGCAAGAGTTGGCCTTCTTAAAACCGACGCTCGTGGATAAGGTGAATGCCGCCTTGCACCGGTTTCAGGCCGATTTTCAGATTCAAGAAGTCATTCTACAACTTGGCCTTTGA
- the smpB gene encoding SsrA-binding protein SmpB gives MANDSVVATNSKAFHDYHIEEKYEVGIVLIGTEVKALREGRANLRDSYASIQGNEVFLYHCHISPYSHGNIANHDPLRVRKLLLNRNEINKLIGKTQQRGFTLVPLKIYFKKGLAKVELALALGKQAADKRETLRRKIAQREIQKAFKQRQR, from the coding sequence ATGGCAAATGATTCGGTGGTGGCTACCAACTCAAAGGCCTTTCATGATTACCATATCGAAGAAAAGTACGAAGTCGGGATCGTTTTGATCGGGACGGAGGTCAAGGCATTAAGAGAAGGCCGGGCGAATCTTCGAGACAGCTACGCCAGCATCCAAGGCAACGAGGTGTTTCTATATCATTGTCACATCAGCCCTTACAGTCATGGAAACATTGCGAACCACGATCCGTTGAGGGTGAGAAAGCTTTTGTTGAACCGGAACGAGATCAATAAGCTGATCGGGAAAACGCAGCAGCGCGGTTTTACCTTAGTGCCGTTGAAGATCTATTTCAAGAAAGGCTTGGCCAAGGTGGAATTGGCCCTTGCGCTTGGGAAGCAGGCTGCGGATAAACGCGAGACGCTGAGGCGTAAGATCGCACAACGGGAAATCCAGAAGGCTTTTAAACAGAGACAACGGTAG
- a CDS encoding tetratricopeptide repeat protein has protein sequence MPKAILDAAEARWKAGDYLGAVQDYERLVEDYPKSVYADDAYYAIGTLEYLYLNDYPKAIEAFRKVVTEHPNSPLVMQAEQTLAEIYEKKYHDYRRTVAEYQKLLERTKDRAVAEEVQYRIGEVYFDQGDYDQARNEWDQLLKQSPNSEWADNALYRTGSSYFLQGRYNEALVIYQETIKRYPHSDVRIEVRFWLANCLEELDRLDEALREYRSLAKIYPNPKVVGIKIQSIESRLRTVIGKPPVTSGPPAEPE, from the coding sequence ATGCCCAAGGCCATTCTCGACGCGGCTGAAGCCCGATGGAAAGCGGGAGATTACCTAGGCGCGGTTCAGGACTATGAACGTCTGGTCGAAGATTACCCCAAGAGCGTTTATGCCGATGATGCCTATTACGCCATCGGGACGCTCGAATATCTCTACCTGAATGATTACCCGAAAGCCATCGAAGCCTTCCGCAAAGTCGTAACGGAACATCCCAACAGCCCACTGGTCATGCAAGCCGAGCAAACACTGGCCGAGATATACGAAAAGAAATATCACGATTATCGGCGGACCGTTGCGGAGTACCAGAAACTGTTGGAGCGGACCAAGGATCGGGCCGTTGCTGAGGAAGTACAGTATCGCATTGGCGAGGTCTATTTTGATCAGGGTGATTACGATCAAGCCCGGAATGAATGGGACCAGCTTCTCAAACAGTCACCCAACAGCGAGTGGGCGGACAATGCGCTTTACCGAACCGGAAGCAGTTATTTCCTCCAAGGGCGGTACAATGAAGCCCTGGTGATTTATCAAGAGACGATCAAGCGCTACCCTCACAGCGATGTAAGGATCGAAGTCCGCTTCTGGCTGGCCAATTGTTTGGAGGAGCTTGATCGACTGGACGAAGCGTTACGTGAATATCGGTCGCTGGCCAAAATTTATCCGAATCCGAAAGTAGTTGGAATTAAGATCCAAAGTATCGAAAGTCGCTTGAGAACGGTCATCGGCAAACCGCCGGTCACAAGCGGTCCCCCTGCGGAGCCAGAATAA
- a CDS encoding PilZ domain-containing protein, with product MKNQPEALKNYPKNDSREYLRRNCYLPIIEHEQKTKPFGNVLNLSTSGLFVVAKEAKDQAEPLKARFFVPNVSGPINFLGKVVYVKSEGGGQFLGMGVRFLELDGEHKKTLRNYVLNHGFNETLSGFQKKSNSSVQNLKPFNDLGAIQSIFYSAARQQAAVQIFWCRHYISVMTLLQDVGKYHLSLKLPKNSDRDAVDRYDHLYLGMTHQGTSYFFEATVKYKGNDSLTITKPDTIYFEERRVETRYGNEPNGDDRTRVELQLTQDGGAPSVQQVADFNSSGLSFHIPLGDSYFSAGRVIHEINVIKNKKIDHHDSATVVHVTPVGRNQVKVGLEFHVEREPYEFKQTDPQIENTVEKYPGISRIVKMTTNILKVAESIYRRFLGLQDDVQLLKYSNEKGEKIVAIVNATFDITSTSGKRSTPVVIIPPAYARRKETTGLLAMVIVETFRKYKKDVVVIRFDGIRSIGESYNDQECAHDGKEMIHYTLTQLASDIGTTVDYAKRNPGFQPSSIVLISFSMASIAARRSILVNGQKDIDYWISCMGASDPDDLMKNSTGGIDYLMEFRQGEKLSVKQVLGHMVNLDNYCNDIESNDIAYLEDARKDMAKIKIPVTWIYGRYDYWINRNRILDIMSIKSKGPRQVREVPCGHIVKTSNEAIEVFKLIVQHIWEQLYHENVIPSVPAAAERAAFERAEWARIRQKEMDHKNYWRSYLLGQEKGEIGFDIITLTDEYHELMEKQLALLELNETDLLIDMGGGTGNFMQCYLESEKPKKTFGSERGPKIYTADFVKEALLRAREKHKRIIGADVFRRSGFGYVTADLNVVNPVLKLPFKDNSLDKILASLFISYVKNAQGTLEEFFRILKPDGMVVVSSLKPDTDMSKPIQSLIDKIKAADELPYFEGKTREELLTAVQYYINTAAYLTDLEEEKMFKFYNTEELTQLLIESGFRNIRSYDSFGSPAQAVIAIGFK from the coding sequence ATGAAAAACCAGCCGGAAGCTTTGAAGAATTACCCCAAAAACGACTCTCGGGAATACCTTCGAAGAAACTGCTACCTGCCGATTATAGAACATGAGCAAAAGACCAAACCATTTGGCAACGTCCTCAATCTAAGCACATCCGGCCTGTTCGTTGTAGCAAAAGAAGCCAAAGACCAAGCCGAGCCGTTGAAGGCGCGGTTCTTTGTCCCAAACGTCTCCGGTCCGATAAACTTCCTGGGAAAGGTGGTTTATGTAAAGAGTGAAGGGGGAGGGCAGTTTCTGGGAATGGGTGTGAGGTTTTTGGAGCTCGACGGCGAACATAAAAAGACTCTAAGGAACTATGTCTTAAATCACGGCTTCAACGAAACACTCAGCGGCTTCCAAAAAAAATCAAATTCCTCGGTACAAAATCTTAAACCTTTCAATGACCTCGGTGCCATCCAATCGATTTTTTACTCGGCAGCCCGGCAGCAGGCGGCGGTCCAGATTTTTTGGTGCCGTCATTATATTTCGGTTATGACGCTTCTTCAGGACGTCGGAAAATACCACCTGTCATTGAAACTTCCGAAAAATTCCGATCGGGATGCCGTTGACCGATACGATCATCTTTATTTGGGGATGACTCATCAAGGCACGTCGTACTTTTTCGAAGCCACGGTCAAGTATAAAGGGAATGATTCGCTGACCATTACAAAACCGGATACGATCTATTTTGAGGAAAGACGGGTCGAAACGCGCTATGGCAATGAACCGAACGGGGATGATAGAACCAGGGTGGAATTGCAGTTGACCCAAGACGGAGGGGCACCATCGGTTCAGCAGGTCGCTGATTTTAACTCTTCGGGTTTGTCCTTCCATATTCCCTTGGGTGATAGTTATTTCTCAGCCGGTAGAGTGATCCATGAAATAAATGTTATAAAAAATAAAAAGATTGACCATCACGATAGCGCAACGGTAGTCCACGTCACTCCGGTCGGTCGTAACCAAGTAAAAGTGGGCCTTGAATTTCATGTTGAAAGAGAGCCATACGAGTTCAAACAGACTGACCCTCAGATTGAAAACACGGTTGAAAAATACCCCGGTATTTCACGGATAGTTAAAATGACCACAAATATTCTTAAGGTCGCGGAAAGCATTTATAGGCGATTTCTGGGCCTTCAAGACGATGTCCAATTGCTGAAGTATTCTAACGAGAAAGGTGAAAAAATCGTCGCTATCGTAAACGCGACGTTTGACATAACCTCAACGAGTGGGAAGCGGAGCACTCCTGTTGTGATCATTCCGCCCGCGTATGCAAGAAGGAAGGAAACAACGGGGCTTTTAGCCATGGTCATCGTGGAGACTTTTCGGAAATATAAAAAGGATGTTGTCGTGATACGTTTCGACGGGATAAGAAGCATCGGTGAAAGCTACAACGACCAAGAGTGCGCACACGATGGCAAGGAAATGATTCATTATACGTTAACCCAGTTAGCGAGCGATATTGGCACGACGGTAGACTACGCAAAAAGGAACCCAGGGTTTCAGCCATCTAGTATTGTCTTAATCTCTTTCAGTATGGCGTCCATAGCGGCCAGGAGATCTATTTTGGTTAATGGACAAAAGGACATTGATTACTGGATAAGCTGCATGGGCGCATCCGACCCGGACGACCTGATGAAGAATTCGACGGGCGGCATAGATTACTTAATGGAGTTCAGGCAAGGAGAAAAACTTTCAGTGAAGCAAGTATTAGGTCATATGGTGAATCTTGACAATTACTGCAATGACATTGAGTCGAACGATATAGCCTATTTGGAAGATGCGCGAAAAGATATGGCAAAGATAAAGATACCTGTTACATGGATTTACGGAAGATATGACTATTGGATAAATAGGAACAGAATACTTGATATCATGAGTATTAAGTCAAAAGGCCCGCGCCAGGTCCGTGAAGTGCCTTGCGGTCACATTGTCAAGACCAGTAATGAAGCGATCGAGGTTTTTAAACTAATCGTGCAGCATATTTGGGAACAGCTTTATCATGAAAATGTTATTCCAAGCGTTCCAGCCGCGGCGGAACGGGCCGCATTTGAAAGGGCGGAATGGGCGAGAATCCGACAGAAGGAAATGGACCATAAGAATTACTGGCGGTCCTATCTATTGGGACAAGAAAAAGGAGAAATAGGATTTGATATCATAACCTTAACAGATGAATATCATGAACTGATGGAGAAACAGTTGGCGCTTTTGGAATTAAATGAAACCGATTTGTTGATTGACATGGGTGGGGGCACCGGTAATTTCATGCAATGTTATTTGGAGTCCGAAAAACCTAAAAAGACTTTTGGCTCGGAACGGGGTCCTAAAATTTACACAGCTGATTTTGTTAAGGAGGCCTTGCTGCGAGCGAGAGAAAAGCACAAAAGAATCATCGGTGCGGATGTTTTCAGACGGTCGGGTTTTGGTTATGTGACAGCGGATCTTAATGTGGTCAATCCCGTATTGAAGTTGCCATTTAAGGATAACAGCCTTGATAAAATACTGGCGAGTTTGTTTATTTCCTACGTTAAAAACGCTCAGGGGACGCTGGAGGAGTTTTTTAGAATTCTGAAACCGGATGGAATGGTCGTTGTATCATCGCTGAAACCTGATACGGATATGTCAAAACCGATACAATCGTTGATTGATAAGATTAAAGCCGCCGATGAGCTCCCTTATTTTGAGGGTAAAACCAGGGAAGAGTTGTTGACGGCCGTGCAGTATTATATCAACACCGCCGCATACTTAACAGATCTCGAGGAAGAAAAAATGTTCAAGTTCTATAATACGGAAGAGCTGACCCAATTACTGATAGAATCCGGTTTTAGAAATATCCGATCCTATGATAGTTTTGGCAGCCCGGCACAGGCGGTCATTGCTATTGGGTTTAAATAG
- the gyrA gene encoding DNA gyrase subunit A has translation MTTETRKIVVDIEDEMKASYLDYAMSVIVGRALPDVRDGLKPVHRRILYGMHEMGLLHNRPYRKSAKVTGEIMGNYHPHGDAAIYDTLVRMAQDFNMRYPLIDGQGNFGSIDGDPPAAMRYTESRLTQLAEEMLADIDKDTVNFVPNYDESRTEPTVLPSRVPNLLINGSSGIAVGMATNIPTHNLTEVVDALTFMIDNPEVALDKLTRIIKGPDFPTGGFICGTQGIKDAYKTGRGILTLRGKATIEVHPKTEKETIIVTELPYQVNKARLIEKIAELVRDRKIDGIADVRDESDRDGMRIVVELRRGEVAAVILNQLYKHTQLQTTFGVIMLALVDNQPRVLNLAEILQAFVRHRRDVVVRRTQYELRKAEEKAHILEGLKIALDHLDRVIALIRRAASPEVARTGLVQQFGLSQVQAQAILDMRLQRLTQLEREKLVTEYQETIKRIEYLRSVLGSEALVRKMIKDELLEIREKYQDARRTEIMAAAEEIDPEDLIAEEDMVITISNTGYIKRNPVGIYRSQRRGGKGKIGMGVREEDFVEHLFVASTHDYLLFFTDAGKVYWQKVHQIPEAGRATKGKAIVNLLQLAQGEKITAILPVVEFREDRYVVMATRQGVIKKTPLQAYSNPRAGGIIALTLEPGDKLVAVRLTDGSKEVLIGTKKGLVIRFPEKQVRPMGRTAVGVKGITLTGDNEVIGMEVLGEDTGAGVLTVTERGFGKRTDPKEYRSQGRGGKGIISIRTTPKNGNAVAVLQVMEDGEIMMMTAEGKIIRLKIGDIRQIGRNTQGVRLIGLDPNDRVVGVAPLAERADPDETPDEPVSQQDGQDGEPSA, from the coding sequence GTGACGACCGAAACCCGAAAAATTGTGGTGGACATCGAAGACGAGATGAAGGCCTCGTATCTCGATTACGCCATGAGCGTGATCGTGGGCCGGGCGCTCCCCGATGTCCGGGACGGCCTGAAGCCGGTTCATCGACGGATTCTTTACGGGATGCACGAAATGGGCCTGCTCCATAATCGGCCCTATCGGAAGTCGGCCAAGGTCACGGGCGAGATTATGGGTAATTACCACCCGCATGGGGATGCCGCCATTTATGATACCTTGGTCCGGATGGCCCAGGATTTCAACATGCGGTATCCCTTGATCGACGGACAAGGCAACTTCGGCTCCATCGACGGTGACCCACCGGCGGCCATGCGCTACACCGAATCGCGGCTGACCCAGCTGGCCGAGGAGATGCTGGCCGACATCGACAAGGATACGGTCAATTTCGTTCCCAACTACGACGAATCCCGCACCGAGCCGACCGTTCTCCCCTCCCGAGTTCCTAATTTGTTGATCAACGGATCATCGGGCATCGCGGTGGGGATGGCCACAAACATCCCCACACATAATCTGACCGAAGTCGTTGACGCGCTGACCTTCATGATCGACAACCCCGAGGTCGCACTCGACAAGTTGACGCGCATCATCAAGGGGCCGGACTTCCCGACCGGCGGGTTCATTTGCGGGACGCAGGGGATCAAGGACGCGTACAAGACCGGTCGGGGCATCCTGACGTTGAGGGGAAAGGCCACGATCGAGGTTCATCCCAAAACCGAAAAAGAGACGATCATCGTTACAGAATTGCCGTACCAAGTGAACAAGGCCCGGTTGATTGAGAAAATCGCAGAACTGGTCCGCGACCGAAAGATCGATGGCATTGCCGATGTTCGGGATGAGTCCGACCGGGACGGGATGCGAATCGTCGTGGAGCTCCGGCGCGGGGAGGTGGCGGCCGTTATCCTCAATCAGCTCTACAAACATACCCAGCTCCAGACGACGTTCGGCGTGATCATGCTCGCTTTGGTCGACAATCAGCCCCGTGTCTTAAATCTGGCGGAGATCCTCCAGGCCTTTGTACGGCACCGCCGTGACGTGGTGGTGCGGCGGACGCAGTACGAGCTGCGGAAAGCCGAGGAGAAGGCGCATATCTTAGAAGGATTGAAGATTGCGCTGGACCATCTGGATCGCGTGATCGCCCTGATCCGACGCGCGGCCTCGCCCGAGGTGGCCCGCACGGGCCTCGTTCAACAGTTCGGACTCTCGCAGGTCCAGGCCCAGGCGATTCTGGACATGAGGCTTCAACGGTTGACTCAACTCGAACGGGAAAAACTGGTGACGGAGTATCAAGAGACGATCAAGCGGATCGAGTACCTTCGGTCGGTGCTGGGCAGCGAGGCCTTGGTCCGAAAGATGATCAAGGACGAGTTGCTGGAAATCCGGGAGAAGTACCAGGATGCCCGGCGGACCGAAATCATGGCGGCGGCGGAAGAGATTGATCCGGAAGACCTGATTGCCGAGGAGGACATGGTCATCACGATCTCCAACACCGGCTACATCAAACGCAACCCCGTGGGGATCTACCGAAGCCAGCGCCGAGGCGGGAAGGGAAAAATCGGCATGGGCGTCCGAGAGGAGGACTTTGTCGAGCATTTGTTCGTCGCCTCGACGCACGACTACCTCCTCTTTTTCACAGATGCCGGAAAAGTATACTGGCAAAAAGTTCATCAGATCCCCGAGGCGGGACGCGCGACCAAAGGAAAAGCGATCGTCAACCTTCTTCAGCTGGCGCAGGGTGAAAAAATCACGGCGATTCTTCCCGTCGTCGAGTTCCGGGAAGACCGATACGTGGTGATGGCGACCCGGCAGGGGGTCATCAAGAAGACGCCGCTTCAGGCGTACAGCAATCCGAGAGCGGGCGGCATCATTGCGTTGACTCTGGAACCGGGAGACAAGCTGGTCGCGGTACGGCTGACGGACGGAAGTAAAGAAGTTCTGATCGGAACGAAAAAAGGATTGGTAATTCGCTTTCCGGAAAAACAGGTCAGACCGATGGGGCGCACCGCGGTGGGTGTGAAAGGAATCACCCTGACCGGGGATAACGAAGTGATCGGGATGGAGGTCTTGGGCGAGGATACGGGAGCCGGCGTTCTGACTGTGACCGAGCGCGGGTTCGGCAAGCGGACGGATCCGAAGGAGTACCGTTCCCAGGGTCGGGGCGGGAAGGGCATTATCAGCATCCGTACAACGCCGAAAAACGGAAATGCGGTGGCCGTTCTTCAGGTGATGGAGGACGGAGAAATTATGATGATGACGGCCGAAGGCAAAATCATCCGTCTTAAGATCGGGGACATCCGCCAAATCGGCCGCAACACGCAGGGCGTACGGCTGATCGGCCTGGATCCGAACGATCGTGTGGTGGGTGTCGCTCCATTGGCGGAGAGAGCCGACCCCGATGAAACCCCCGACGAGCCCGTGTCGCAACAGGACGGCCAGGATGGGGAACCGTCGGCCTAA
- a CDS encoding acyl-CoA dehydrogenase family protein: MVSTVFHERRNEYKAIDFGDRRRVQRRLQKGAFLPERRRLISVERSKEESFPAPQVPLGARFELTGEQKNLQNKVRQFTQSQIAPVAAHYDRIGEFPWEVIRGAFDIGIFTNYIPKKYGGDGLGVFETAIVTEELAAGCMAMGTSIMINVLGTAPLLIAGTEEQKERFFIPYCRQQRLVSFCFTEPDAGSDPGRITTRAELKGDRYVLNGSKCFITNGGVADYYVVFATIDKNLGTKGLTAFLTPSRVEGIKIGKILDKMGQRAANTAEIFFKDVGVPVENRIGGEGEGYKIALQSISKSRINVAAGSVGIARTAMECALRHVHKRVQFNQPLANFQYVHFRLADMATQIDAARLMAWRAAWAHDQGHRYAKESSMAKDFAGDVVMKVTSEALDLLGGYGYSKEYPMEKLMRDAKLMQIYEGPSPIHKTIVYRELAKEYGLLK, encoded by the coding sequence ATGGTATCCACGGTGTTTCATGAGCGGCGTAACGAGTACAAAGCGATCGATTTTGGAGATCGCCGAAGGGTTCAACGGCGGCTTCAGAAAGGAGCCTTCCTGCCTGAACGGAGACGACTCATCTCTGTAGAGCGATCCAAGGAGGAGAGTTTCCCGGCGCCCCAGGTCCCGTTAGGGGCAAGGTTTGAATTAACCGGAGAACAAAAAAACCTGCAAAACAAAGTGCGGCAGTTTACCCAAAGCCAGATCGCACCTGTGGCGGCTCACTACGATCGGATCGGGGAATTTCCATGGGAGGTGATTCGCGGAGCGTTCGATATCGGAATTTTTACTAATTACATTCCTAAAAAATACGGCGGGGATGGATTGGGAGTTTTCGAGACAGCGATCGTGACCGAAGAACTCGCCGCGGGATGCATGGCGATGGGAACATCGATCATGATCAATGTTCTGGGAACGGCGCCACTTCTTATCGCCGGCACCGAAGAACAGAAAGAACGGTTTTTTATTCCTTATTGTCGTCAACAAAGATTGGTCTCGTTCTGCTTCACCGAACCGGATGCGGGGTCCGATCCAGGCCGAATTACGACCCGTGCCGAGTTGAAAGGAGACCGGTATGTTCTCAACGGATCAAAGTGCTTCATCACCAATGGGGGTGTCGCGGATTACTACGTTGTCTTCGCGACGATCGATAAGAATTTAGGAACAAAAGGCCTTACCGCGTTTTTAACCCCCTCCAGAGTAGAAGGGATTAAAATTGGGAAGATCCTGGACAAGATGGGACAGCGGGCGGCCAATACGGCCGAGATCTTCTTTAAAGATGTCGGGGTTCCCGTTGAAAACAGAATCGGGGGTGAAGGCGAAGGATACAAAATTGCGTTGCAATCTATTTCGAAATCGCGAATTAATGTTGCGGCCGGTTCGGTGGGTATAGCGAGGACCGCCATGGAGTGCGCGTTGAGGCACGTTCATAAACGGGTACAGTTCAACCAACCCCTGGCCAATTTTCAATATGTTCATTTTCGATTGGCCGATATGGCCACCCAGATTGATGCCGCCCGATTAATGGCATGGCGAGCGGCATGGGCACACGACCAAGGCCATCGATATGCCAAGGAATCCTCCATGGCGAAAGATTTTGCCGGGGATGTCGTGATGAAGGTGACAAGCGAAGCGTTGGACCTGTTGGGCGGCTATGGTTATTCCAAAGAGTACCCGATGGAAAAATTAATGAGGGATGCCAAGCTCATGCAGATTTATGAAGGTCCTTCCCCGATTCATAAAACGATTGTCTATAGAGAGCTGGCTAAAGAATATGGTTTATTAAAATAA